The nucleotide sequence ACAAACATCCCATAACAGATTAGCTATTATTACACCATTCAAACATAGATCCCAagacagattaactattattacaccATTCAATCACACATCCCAagacagattaactattattacaccattcaaacacacatcccaagacagattaactattattacaccattcaaacacacatcccaagacagattaactattattacaccATTCAAACATAGATCCCAagacagattaactattattacaccATTCAAACATAGATCCCAagacagattaactattattacaccATTCAAACATAGATCCCAACAcatattaactattattacaccATTCAAACATAGATCCCAagacagattaactattattataccattcaaacacacatcccaagacagattaactattattataccattcaaacaaacattccaagacagattaactattattataccattcaaacaaacattccaaGACAGATTAGCTATTATTACACCATTCAAACATAGATCCCAagacagattaactattattacaccATTCAATCACACATCCCAagacagattaactattattacactattcaaacacacatcccaagacagattaactattattacaccATTCAAACATAGATCCCAAGACAGATTAACTATTTTTACACCATTGAAACATAGATCCCAAGAcagattaattattattacaccaTTCAAACATAGATCCCAACACATATTAACTATTACTACACCATTCAAACATAGATCCCAagacagattaactattattacaccattcaaacacacatcccaagacagattaactattattataccattcaAACAAACATCCCATaacagattaactattattacaccattcaaacacacatcccaagacagattaactattattacaccattcaaacacacatctcaagacagattaactattattataccattcTAAAACACATCCCAagacagattaactattattattagtgatgcatctattgtttattgtgttgtttttaatttcatgcaaagctacacaagggttatctaagctagccatctctaatttagcagtgtaagattagagggaaggcaatttgtcatcaccacccatcgccaactcttgggctatttttttaccaaggaatagtgggatcgactgtgacattataatgcccccacggctgaaagggcgagcatgtttggtgtgatggggagtTGAAACCCCGCTACCCTTGGATTACGTGTCGAACACTTTAACCTACCGGGCCATGATGTAGTGAAACCTGATACAATTTAGTTTACTGTGACagaggaaaaaatataaattttcttttaaaacactaataaacaaatatctaCCTTGAATTTTGTAAATTCAGAATACTTAGCATTATGTTTTAATTGCTATGCTCATATTTTATGAATGCAAACAAAGCTTACTTGTTTTCTGAACAGCGAGCTAATTCTAATCTTGCATCGGCACAACTAGTGTTCCATGATTCTGGATGTTTACCAACACATGCTCCAAATTTATCAAGTTCTTTTCTACAGTGTTGATTTACAATATTCATAGCAGCTTCCCTAAAGCACAGAcagaaacaaatatatcttttgtttttcattataaagaaTCATATCATATACgatgttaaaatattacattgtacTGCCCTGTAAGGACGAacctttttaattttcatttaagttatatatatatatatctgtacatacTTTGTTGAAAACACACAGTTTCAGGTATTTCTAATATAAATGTTTCCAAATGAAAACAATATCTAGTAACTGTAATGACTAGTCTTTTCCATCTTATAGGTAGGAAAAATAAAACCTACATTGAAAATTTGAGTCAGTATTTCTAATGTATACAGCTGATAAACAAACAGTTCAAATGCCAAATGCCCTCGAAATGTCACTTGCaccaataaaaacttttttttttttattaaatctttgtCATGTAGACCAGTACTTTTGAACTCTGGTTTCAAGCGACACAAGTGGATGAAGGGACCATTCCTCCTGAATGAGATGTCAGTCCCTTACAGATTAACCTCCCTACTAACATTGCTACAGCTGGGTAGGCTGAAACAACTGGGGCAAAGTTTCTTCTTCAATAATGTGATAACATGGGTCAGCCTCAAACTTGCAATCTCTAATTACAAGTCCAAAATGTAAAACCATGGCCCTGAAGAACTTTTTAACCCACATAACTGTCTTTCAGTGCTTCAAAATATCTATAAGTTACTGTGCGAATTGAATTAATTGGCAACTTTGATACTTGAAATTCTTGgaaaaataaagtagtaaacatACAGTTAACTGACTGATAGAAAACCAGTGATCGTATTGAGATCTTTGTAAACATACAGTTAACTGACTGATAGAAAACCAGTGATCGTATTGAGATCTTTGTAAACATACAGTTAACTGACTGATAGAAAACCGGTGATCGTATTGAGATCTTTGTAAACATACAGTTAACTGACTGATAGAAAACCGGTGATCGTATTGAGATCTttgtagttatttaatatttctacatttgtggaaaataacaaaatactggGATGACCTGTatctattaaacattttgttttactcaaATGAGACTTGACGCCCTTAGTGACCAAGATAGAATGAATAAGAGATTAAGTATTGCAAATGTTTAgataaagaaaacttaaaaataactcAGTTCTTTGGTGTGTGaaaaactctctctttgttagcctgaagatgaatattgttctctaatttattattaagtgttaatatccataccagccttcctgagatacattttcagttCAAGGTGGGTTTTACGATATTACAAAGTaaagaaatagttttaatttagtttcatatttcaaCTGGTGATGGGTGATCCTGATGGGTGGTGTGACTATTTGTCAGCAATAGCTTAAGTAGCactaaatatacaaattaagatTGTGCCCCTGTTCAAACTGGAATTCAAGAATATTTAGCATCCTAAGCAGCTACTTGTCCTTAACATTGGACTTacttgtgacattgctctttcaTATTATAAACTGCAGAATGAAATTTAAATCATGTCATCAGCTATCACTGATAAACAAAGAACAGTTCTGTTTATCTCCTCCTAGGACTATTTGTAAAATTACACTTTTAGAAGTGTTTTTATACACTCTTCATGGGGTTTCATGTGATTATGTTCCAGGCTTTATGAGAAAATACTGTTAACATGCTAAATACTATGCCTACAGCAACATAGAAAGCACTGACTGCACAAATTCCATCCATTCTAGCACTTAAGACCTGAGTATCATTAATTTAATAGCTAAAAGCATCAATAGGCAGATTATTTTCTGCAGACCCTTTACGTTTCCAACCAGGCATAATAAATTGATGGCCTTCTAAGATGCTACTAAATAATACATCACTGACTGGTTCATGTAAGAACTGACAGTAAGGTGACTGCGTAATTTCATTTTGGTAATTGACAAGTTAATGACAATAGACCAGTGTTCAGTTGTAACTAACAAGTTAATGACAATAGACCAGTGTTCAGTTGTATCTAACAAGTTAATGACAATAGACCAGTGTTCAGTTGTAACTGACAAGTTAATGATAACAGACCAGTATTCAGTTGTAATTGACAAGTTAATGACAACAGACCAGTATTCAGTTGGCTAAAAGTGCATTTCTTTGGTGAAATTAATAGCACTGAAAAAAAGAGGAaccagctttaaaaaaaaaagcagaatggtggaaaaaaagaaacaatcattCTTTGAATGAGCCTTATATAAAATGTCATCTGAAACCAAAAATTATATTCAAGCCACACTTAAACTGAACTAAGTAGCAGCAGGTATAGAAAACCCACAGTTAAACAAATGAGggcaaaaaaaaatccaaaaatgtGAACTAAAGATGAACTGCAAAcagattaaaactgttttctggatgttattaaatataatactaccATTTGCATTCAAACCTTTTTCCAGTGCCACTGAATATTTAAAGTGTAATTAATGTAGGTATGAACAAAGTGAGTCCACCTCTTCTTTAAATTTATCAAACTTCCATTAGTTTTATAAACAATCCGCTAAAAAAAAATACCATTAATCCAGTTTTTACTATAATTAACACCAAACTGTCAGTGTCAGTAGTTTCCACGCATCTGGCATACAGTTAACGCAAATTTGAACACAACTTAATAACATCCTAGATTGTATAGTACAATTTATGTAAACGTTATATCACCTAATTTCACAACTATCATTTTTATTTCCTATGAAAAAAGGAAGTATTGCAACTGATACCAGTCGAAATTTATTCAGGTATTTACTTGGTAATAATAGTAAAGGTTGTACATTTCAAGTTTCTCATTTAACACAACTGATGTGAAAACATATATACTTATCAAACACTTCAAATACTTTTGacgttaaaatatagtattttcGTACATTTGTTAACGTTCTCTGAAATACACTCCAAAATTCAACTTCTTTCACTTTCTCTAGACCGTAGATATCCACGTTGTTCGAAATCGAGAATACGATCCTCAAAGCGCTACCTATTAGTTAGTAAAACCATAAAATCttactttaaacaaataatgttGAGTTTCGCTGAAAAGCTATAATAAATGGAAATGtaaactttataaacataaaatgccCCCAAGAACAGCTAATTTAAGTACTTTTATTCATACAGCAAAGAACCACTTCATTTAAAAAGGCTgattcaaattattaaataaaatgaccattaaagatataaatattcaaaaagtgGAGATATCTGTTGACTTTAAGCAAAATATTAACcttcagtggcacaacggtatgtctgcggacttacaacggtaaaacCCGGGTTTCCATAACCGTGGCGGGCAAAGTACACATAGCTTATTATGTACCTTTATGTTTAATTGCAGACgaccaaaagtaaaatatttttaaataattagttttgaaaACGTAAGGCTTtacacagtaaaaaaacaacaacaaatatacacaTTTTGATAGACTATGATTTTTTTGAGTTTAGAAAAAAGAATGGGagaattcagaaaaaaattaaaagtagttaaaaaaataaatcgtaGGATAATGGGATAATGACTTATGCGATATCTCTGGTAATGCAAATCATATCGAAATTGATACGAAAAGCAACAAACCTCGTTAGAACAGagatagaaaataacatatacaATACAGAGGAAATTATCAAGAACGATACAAAGTTGAACAAATCAAAACACCGTCAATAGTTCTGACACATTGCTTCCACTGCCAGAGACTTCGATATGCTTCAACAGCATGCTAAACAGACCAAAGATGTGGTCCAGATTACTACGTCACAAAGTGCGCTAAGGAACAAAAAAGCCTAAATGCTGTAATTTGGGCGAAAAACACATAGCAAGTTACAAAGGCTgtgagaaatataaacaaaaaagacgtattttagaaataaaaatccaACATTGAGCTAACTTACAAATACCTGCAACACCTTAAAATAACATACTCATCAATGACAACggaccagatggttaaagcaaTTGATCCTGAATCTGAGGTTgtgcttcgaatccccgtcccaccaaatatgttcgcctttaaagccgtgagagcgttataatgttctgATCAATCCCACAATACATTGGTGAAAAAGTGACCCAGGAGCCAGcattgggtagtgatgaccagctgccttccttctggtctatcactgctaaattaaggacgctCAGCGTATAGTTGTGCGTGCAATTCATATACAAACCAAAATGACTACAACAATGAACAGCAGAGAAACGTGTTCATGAACATTATTTTACAGCAGAATGTACAAAGCAGTGAAAAGCAAAAGCTTCCTTAAAAATTCTAATTCtcctttccaaaaaaaaaaataaaacacatcacaTCATACCTAGCATAAATAATTACCTCTTTCATAGGAAAAGGTCTTCGTATAAACTTGCCATCTTGTATACTGTCAACTTTCTTGCATTTGCTTCCAAAAAATACTAGATTCATCACTGAAATGGCCACACAAAAATTAAGTCTTATATAATTGTTATAAGAGAAACTCTACTGAATACAAGTTGTACACATGAAATCTGCGGTAATACAgctgtaagaaaatataaatcacATAAGCAGGATCTTAACAGAAGAATAGTCTTACCATATAAATTATGCTTGTCAGTGAACGAAGTTCAAATTAATACCACGAATGCAAACTTGTAAGGAGGGCAGGCATATCCTACTTATCCACTAAACTCATATATTTGTTGTCTTTAGTTTCACTCCCCATCAAAATGGATCAAACTCACCAgaaatatttaactataaaaaataaactggaaTGAATATGCATCATTCCTTGACAaagtcttttaaaattataacccATAGTGTTGCAAAACTATTTgcaatatatgtattttttttttcgaaCAATCACTGAGTGATTTGCCAAATACACTCAACAAACCATACCAAAACATTCAACACTAAATGATGCTTGGAAACAACACATACAATTAATAacaatgattaaaaaacaacaagaattgCGAAAACAATATGTGGAAAACAGAGATCAAGAAATCAAGACAAATAATTACgttcagaaacaaaatacaaacagaagttgagcttttaaaacaagaaaaatgggaacAGCACTGTTTCCAACTAAATGGAAAAACAGAACGAAAACAGTTCTGGACACATCTAAAACAATTCACAAACGGGGGAAAGAGAGCATACACATACCGTCACTAGAACACAATCATACAATAGCACGTACAAATAAACAACACCTACAGATAACATTAAGAACCACATATAAATACTCATTTCTACGACGAAGTAAATCAgtttgtaacaaataacatagatatatatatgcaaaaaccaCCATTTTCAACAATTCTAAAgaacaatagaaaaataaatgatgataataataaaactatacagcACAGCAGATGGCgaaagaaataacacaaatagAAGTTGTATAAGCAATAAAGCTACCAAAAACAAAGCTCCAGAAGatgctttttattttgtttgttaccaATAGGCATCTGAAAGATATTCTTTACACTTCGTATACCAGCTTGGAAAAGTGCTCACACAACACCAATAGCAGCCATAAATCTACAACTTCAATTAAACGGAATAGtcgaatactgccaaaaatattacattaatataaatatacaaaaaatcaattagtagttattacaaaactaacacaacatgaaaaaaaaacctcATTAGAACTGTGTATGAACGGAGCATTTCTTATGATAAACGTGTACGATTCGAAATTAACGTAGatcaaacatataataaatattaaaactaaagtcTGGCAACGCATGATCTATGCTAAGTGTCTAATGGGTAGGAATAGTGGAGCAAGAGCTGATAACATAAtctaaatttacaaaacatacttcGTTCCATTAATTGAACAAACTTACCCTGCATAGATAAGCCTGGCACTTATAAATATTCACCCTCTCAACAGTTTGTATTAGtagttaacaat is from Tachypleus tridentatus isolate NWPU-2018 chromosome 2, ASM421037v1, whole genome shotgun sequence and encodes:
- the LOC143245326 gene encoding coiled-coil-helix-coiled-coil-helix domain-containing protein 5-like isoform X1, which translates into the protein MLFSISVLTREAAMNIVNQHCRKELDKFGACVGKHPESWNTSCADARLELARCSENNPIIRQIKTSCAEPFQKYEVCISQNSTDVLQCKNSLKEFLLCAEQISPIRA